The following are encoded in a window of Candidatus Poribacteria bacterium genomic DNA:
- a CDS encoding LamG domain-containing protein yields MKYRLSVIIVLTIAISLWTIGAFAADLTEGLVGYWPLDGNGNDESGNGNDANLEKGAKWSDDGWVNGAVDFDGGGGHVVVDDTFELTTTAITVIARINGWKTIDWSGIVVGRSDPASWWMGVAANNTLTYVWNNNSAQTWNWQGAPEIPENKWALVAIAIEPTKATSYIYHRDSDKLDAEVNDIDHIEQTVVNLKFGWDECCGARYFKGLIDEVMIYDRTLNADDLKRLATVGLPVESKGKLAITWAALKRD; encoded by the coding sequence GTGAAATACAGACTGAGCGTTATTATAGTTTTAACTATCGCCATTAGCCTCTGGACTATAGGCGCGTTTGCGGCGGATCTCACGGAAGGACTTGTTGGCTATTGGCCCCTGGATGGCAATGGAAACGACGAATCCGGCAATGGAAACGATGCCAACTTGGAAAAAGGCGCGAAATGGTCTGACGACGGTTGGGTGAACGGTGCCGTTGATTTTGATGGTGGCGGCGGACACGTCGTTGTCGATGATACGTTTGAATTGACAACAACCGCAATCACGGTGATCGCCCGAATCAACGGCTGGAAAACGATAGATTGGTCGGGAATTGTCGTCGGTCGAAGTGATCCAGCATCGTGGTGGATGGGTGTTGCTGCGAACAATACTCTAACCTACGTATGGAACAATAATTCCGCACAGACCTGGAACTGGCAAGGCGCGCCAGAAATCCCAGAAAATAAATGGGCGTTGGTCGCAATAGCAATTGAACCTACTAAAGCAACGAGTTACATTTATCACAGAGACAGTGACAAACTTGATGCTGAGGTAAACGACATCGATCATATTGAACAGACGGTCGTCAATTTAAAGTTCGGATGGGATGAATGCTGCGGTGCCAGATATTTTAAAGGACTGATCGACGAAGTGATGATCTATGATCGGACGTTGAACGCAGATGACCTCAAAAGGCTGGCAACTGTTGGGCTGCCTGTCGAGAGTAAAGGGAAACTCGCAATCACTTGGGCAGCACTCAAGAGAGATTAA
- a CDS encoding GNAT family N-acetyltransferase, producing the protein MLNPFNHIDVRVNDMGAALPFYTSFLRALSFSGPRRLVETDGPTWELFQLSSGRPPSQYVGLTEERLHQPNLNRVAFHLSSRNCVEKITKVLAKAGAESIQGPMECPEYSEGYFAVFFNDPSGNRYEVCCHLVRNALDGMPDLDSVLARFDIPVPFSIRAWSPNYFDAMCALSSTEGWTTPELRPKETLAAWENSWPTLVAVDTDGKLGGFLRAITDTRITTYLCELLVGREFRRLGLGKLLVDVCQGLVPTTRLDLLSMGEADDFYRAIDCADFQGFRRQSEVVDR; encoded by the coding sequence ATGCTGAATCCATTCAATCATATCGACGTTCGTGTAAACGATATGGGAGCAGCACTTCCATTCTACACGTCTTTTCTACGTGCGCTGTCGTTCTCTGGTCCACGCCGTCTCGTCGAAACAGACGGTCCTACTTGGGAACTTTTCCAACTATCATCAGGAAGACCACCGTCTCAGTATGTTGGCTTAACGGAGGAGCGTCTTCATCAACCAAATCTAAATCGTGTTGCTTTCCATCTATCTTCGAGGAACTGTGTTGAAAAAATCACTAAGGTCTTAGCGAAGGCGGGAGCGGAAAGCATCCAAGGACCCATGGAATGCCCAGAGTACAGTGAAGGGTATTTCGCTGTTTTCTTCAACGATCCGTCGGGGAACCGTTATGAAGTCTGCTGTCACTTGGTACGCAACGCATTGGATGGCATGCCCGATCTCGACTCGGTCTTGGCTCGTTTTGATATTCCTGTGCCCTTTTCGATTCGAGCGTGGTCACCGAACTATTTTGACGCTATGTGTGCCCTTTCGAGTACTGAAGGATGGACAACCCCTGAATTGAGACCCAAGGAGACGCTGGCTGCTTGGGAGAATTCGTGGCCCACGCTTGTTGCTGTCGATACTGACGGGAAACTGGGAGGTTTTCTACGAGCAATCACGGACACACGGATCACGACTTACTTGTGCGAACTTCTGGTCGGTCGCGAATTCCGGCGACTTGGATTGGGTAAGTTACTTGTTGATGTCTGTCAGGGTCTTGTGCCAACGACAAGACTTGACTTGTTGTCAATGGGTGAGGCGGATGACTTCTATCGAGCCATCGATTGTGCTGATTTTCAAGGTTTTAGACGACAGTCCGAAGTAGTAGATCGTTAA
- a CDS encoding sulfotransferase, producing MMDPENHPIIVLGAERSGTSVVAEMVHRWGAYAGPSEQLHKADVHAPRGYWEFLPLWDLLAELGDFDTGATWWDHDFQQRMEQKAADPAYRKKATKLMAEMDTGGPWFWKDPALSHFLPFWKRIWTDAIYIITVRNPLDTAVSWQKFIMPANVPVRISFVAMNLLRWQHIMMLILRHTEDAQHKLFLGYEDIVHQPRAQAERLTCFLNSKFGNQGSSIQTMVDVVEPQLWRNNCGISFDQVPEATAVQKALYTFTRQKIENPLEPFDVSKYPLPPGYLEFLNIQEALLKAYRKLEHQ from the coding sequence ATGATGGACCCCGAAAATCATCCGATTATCGTGCTCGGTGCTGAGCGTAGCGGGACATCTGTCGTTGCTGAGATGGTGCATAGATGGGGCGCGTATGCGGGACCTTCCGAACAGTTACATAAAGCAGATGTACATGCCCCAAGAGGGTATTGGGAATTTCTGCCCTTATGGGATTTACTTGCTGAATTAGGAGATTTTGATACTGGAGCGACTTGGTGGGACCACGATTTCCAACAGCGAATGGAGCAAAAAGCCGCTGACCCTGCATATAGAAAGAAAGCCACTAAACTGATGGCTGAAATGGACACGGGAGGTCCCTGGTTCTGGAAAGATCCAGCACTCAGCCATTTTTTGCCGTTTTGGAAACGGATATGGACCGATGCGATCTACATAATCACGGTTCGCAATCCTCTCGACACAGCAGTATCGTGGCAGAAATTTATTATGCCAGCGAATGTACCAGTCCGTATCTCCTTTGTCGCGATGAATTTGCTCCGTTGGCAGCATATAATGATGCTCATCTTGCGACACACAGAAGATGCACAGCACAAACTCTTTCTCGGTTACGAAGATATTGTGCATCAGCCACGCGCACAAGCCGAGAGGTTGACTTGTTTTCTGAATTCAAAGTTTGGAAATCAAGGCTCATCAATTCAGACGATGGTTGATGTCGTTGAACCTCAGTTATGGCGAAACAATTGTGGCATCTCTTTTGATCAAGTGCCTGAGGCAACAGCAGTGCAGAAAGCACTCTATACCTTTACAAGGCAAAAGATTGAAAATCCGTTAGAACCGTTTGACGTTTCAAAATATCCACTACCACCCGGATACCTTGAGTTTTTAAACATTCAAGAGGCATTACTGAAAGCCTATCGCAAACTTGAACACCAGTGA
- a CDS encoding ABC transporter ATP-binding protein, whose translation MEKVPFRQYAALLSQYLKPQWIRVTLLAIFMFTGIGLTLLNPQILRYFIDTAKVGGETRNLIIAGAAFFGIGFLGQMLMLVNTYLGQDIGWRATNWMRGDLAHHCLQLDMFFHHEHTPGEMVERVDGDTAALSSFFSQFIVQVLGSLLLLGGILIVITLEDWRIGIALAGFVAVSIYVYNLTRNIAVPVYTAEREGYSRLFGFLEERLTGIEDLRTNGGIGYTMDRFYDVNRDVYGRAVKAHVMGEVLQTISGVLFALGVALTMGMAIYLFQIGVFTIGTVYLVIHYTAMLRGPLITISRQINDLQRATAGFKRIEELYRITPSIADGREALSASDALGIEFDHVTFGYTEDESVLKDVSFQLQPGKSLGLLGRTGSGKTTITRLLFRFYAINQGQIRVGGKQIEQIRLDDLRNRIGMVTQDVQLFNATVRENLTLFDAEITDNRILSVIEELGLSEWHQSLPNGLDTLLDGAGLSAGEAQLLAFARVFLKDPKIVILDEPSSRLDPATEQCIDNAVQRLLKGRTSIIIAHRLGTVQQVDEIMVLADGEIREHGERNRLVQDPDSVFSQLLRTGLEEMTQ comes from the coding sequence TTGGAAAAAGTACCTTTTAGGCAATATGCCGCCCTCCTTTCACAGTATCTTAAACCACAGTGGATACGGGTGACCCTTCTCGCCATCTTCATGTTCACTGGAATAGGTTTGACGCTACTCAACCCACAGATACTTCGTTATTTTATCGACACAGCAAAAGTGGGCGGCGAAACGCGAAACCTGATTATTGCTGGTGCCGCGTTTTTTGGCATCGGGTTCCTTGGTCAAATGTTGATGTTAGTCAACACCTATTTAGGGCAAGACATTGGGTGGCGCGCAACGAACTGGATGCGCGGCGACCTCGCACACCACTGCCTACAACTCGACATGTTCTTCCACCATGAACATACCCCGGGTGAGATGGTCGAGCGCGTTGACGGCGATACGGCAGCACTGTCAAGCTTTTTTTCTCAGTTCATCGTTCAGGTGTTAGGTAGCTTGTTGCTGCTCGGAGGCATCCTGATTGTGATTACGCTCGAAGACTGGCGCATCGGTATTGCGTTGGCCGGTTTCGTGGCGGTTTCTATCTATGTTTATAATCTCACCCGGAACATTGCTGTTCCCGTCTATACGGCTGAACGAGAGGGTTATTCCAGACTCTTCGGGTTTCTCGAAGAACGGTTAACAGGTATCGAAGACCTTCGCACAAACGGCGGTATCGGCTATACCATGGATCGGTTCTACGATGTGAATCGGGATGTATACGGCCGAGCCGTAAAAGCACACGTGATGGGAGAAGTACTCCAAACAATCAGCGGTGTGCTTTTTGCACTGGGGGTTGCGCTGACGATGGGGATGGCCATCTATCTGTTTCAGATAGGGGTGTTCACAATCGGGACGGTTTATCTCGTCATTCATTACACGGCAATGCTCCGAGGTCCGTTGATCACGATCAGTCGGCAGATTAACGATCTCCAACGGGCAACAGCAGGATTCAAACGGATTGAAGAACTCTATCGCATCACCCCAAGTATCGCGGATGGAAGAGAGGCACTTTCAGCATCAGACGCACTCGGTATTGAATTCGACCATGTCACATTTGGTTACACCGAGGACGAATCGGTGCTGAAAGATGTTTCATTTCAATTGCAGCCGGGGAAATCGCTCGGATTATTGGGAAGAACAGGCAGCGGTAAGACAACGATCACACGCCTCCTATTTCGGTTTTATGCAATTAACCAAGGCCAAATTCGCGTCGGCGGCAAGCAAATTGAGCAGATTCGGTTAGACGATTTACGGAACCGGATCGGCATGGTTACACAGGATGTCCAACTCTTCAATGCAACAGTCCGCGAGAATTTAACGCTCTTTGATGCCGAAATCACCGATAATCGGATCCTGTCGGTTATTGAAGAACTCGGTTTATCCGAATGGCATCAATCGCTGCCGAACGGGCTTGACACGCTGCTTGACGGTGCTGGTCTGTCTGCAGGAGAGGCTCAGCTGCTGGCATTTGCGAGGGTTTTCCTCAAAGATCCGAAGATTGTTATCCTTGATGAACCGTCTTCAAGACTTGATCCAGCGACGGAGCAATGTATTGACAACGCAGTGCAGCGATTACTCAAAGGACGTACCAGTATCATTATTGCGCATCGACTTGGCACGGTTCAACAGGTAGATGAAATTATGGTTCTCGCCGACGGTGAAATTCGGGAACACGGCGAGCGAAATCGGCTTGTTCAAGACCCTGATTCCGTCTTCTCACAATTGCTAAGAACCGGGTTAGAGGAGATGACGCAATGA